The following proteins are encoded in a genomic region of Vibrio spartinae:
- a CDS encoding DeoR/GlpR family DNA-binding transcription regulator, with amino-acid sequence MNQRQQSILQLVAEKKKISVNELADITGVSVVTVRHDLNFLEQGKFLKRVHGFAVAINSEDTETRLMTNYSQKQALAEYAASLVHDGETVFIESGSTNALLARLLGKKRNMTLITVSNYIAHLLRDSECEVILLGGIYQKRSESMVGPLTRQNLQQVHFSKLFIGVDGYHPETGFTGRDMMRTDIVNAALQKCSENIVLTDSTKFGVIHPHPIGPAHFIHRVITDQQLEPNYQASLSEHQINMALV; translated from the coding sequence AGCGGAGAAAAAGAAAATCAGTGTGAACGAACTCGCAGACATTACTGGGGTGTCGGTTGTCACAGTCCGGCATGACCTAAATTTTCTTGAACAGGGGAAATTCCTCAAACGGGTTCACGGGTTCGCGGTTGCAATCAACAGCGAAGACACCGAAACCCGACTGATGACGAATTACTCGCAGAAGCAGGCACTCGCTGAATATGCCGCATCACTGGTACATGACGGAGAAACAGTTTTTATTGAAAGCGGCAGTACCAATGCACTGTTGGCCCGTCTGCTTGGAAAAAAACGTAATATGACCCTGATAACAGTCAGCAATTATATTGCCCACCTGCTACGGGACAGTGAATGTGAAGTCATCTTGCTTGGCGGCATATACCAGAAACGCAGTGAAAGTATGGTGGGGCCGCTGACCCGGCAGAATCTACAACAGGTTCATTTCAGTAAATTGTTTATTGGTGTTGACGGCTATCATCCGGAAACAGGATTTACCGGTAGAGACATGATGCGCACCGATATCGTCAATGCGGCCTTACAAAAATGTTCTGAAAACATTGTGTTAACTGATAGTACTAAATTCGGTGTAATTCATCCTCATCCAATCGGACCGGCTCATTTTATCCATCGGGTCATCACTGATCAGCAATTAGAGCCAAACTATCAGGCGAGCTTATCAGAACACCAAATCAACATGGCTTTGGTATAA